The window AAGAAAAACTTGAGTTCGAAAATTCCCCGCGGGGTGTGCATGTATTTATTGCTGGTGACGCGCGATGTGGTCGATTCATGGACGCCGATGTCATCGGCGACATCCTTGAGGATCAGGGGTTTGAGGTATTCCTGCCCATGATCGAGAAAATCCTTCTGGAAGCGGACGATGCTTTCGGCGACCCGGAAGATGGTGCTCGAACGTTGTTCAAGGCTTTTGATCAACCATTGGGCCGAACGGGCGTTGTCGGCCAGGAATCGTTTGTCCTGCGAGGATATGTTGCTGCCAAGGGCCGCTTCATAGGCACGATTGATGCGGAGGCGGGGTTGGGTTTCGGGATTGATCTCGACGACCCATTCGCCATCGATCTTCCGGACGAACACGTCGGGGACGATATAGTTGGCCTGATCGCTGCCGTAGGCCAGTCCCGGTTTTGGGTTGAGCGATTGGATGACCGCGACGGCATCGCTCAGTTCCTCTTCGTCAAGTTTGAGCAGGCGTTTGAGTTTGCGAAAATCCCTGCGCGCAAGATCTTCAAGGTTTTCCAGAAGCTGGGTGTAGGGGGGATGAGCCATCCCTTCGTTTTTCAATTGAAGATAAAGGCATTCCGCCAGATTGCGGGCGCCGATGCCGGCGGGGTCGAAGGATTGGATCAGGATCAGGGCGTCCTCCAGGTCCTCCTCGGAGGCGCCGGTCATCTCGGCGATGGCATGCAGGCTGGTGGTGAGATAACCGTTTTCATCGATGGCATCGATCAGGGTCAGTCCCAGGGACCGTTCCCGTTCGTTCAAGGCGGAAACCCCCAGTTGCCAGACCAGGTGGTCTTGAAGGGTCTGGCTTCCGGTGAGGGTGTTTTCCAGGGGTGGCGCTTCGGTACTGGTGGAATTCTCGAAGGGCAGGGCCGAATAGCTGTCGCCGTAGACATCATCCCAGGAGGCATCGACCTGAAGTTCTTCACCCAGGCTCGATTCGCTCCCTTCACGATCCAGTTTGTCCCGTTCCTTGACGATATCGACGCCATCGGGCCGGATGGGAAAGGACTCTTCCCCCTCGGAACCATAATGTTCCCCGGAATCGTCCTGTTTTTCCGCGCCGGAGGCATCGGCCCCCTCGTCCGGACCATCTTCCCGTTCGAGAAGTGGATTTTTTTCGAGTTCCTCCTGCAGATAGTCCGCCAGATCCAGGCTGGACATCTGTAACAGTTTGATGGCCATTTGCAGTTGGGGCGTCATCACCAACTGCATGCCCATCCGGAGTTTGAGTTCCAAACCTAAGGCCATGAACTTCCCTTGCGTCTAATCGAGCCTGAATGTTTCTCCAAGATACATTTGCCGGACCTGTTCATCGCGGACCACCGTGTCGGGAAGACCTCGTGCCAGGACCCGACCTTGGGAAAGGATATAGGCTCTGTCGCAAATTCCCAAGGTCTCACGAACATTGTGGTCGGTGATCAGGATACCGATTCCTCTTTGTTTCAGGTGGAGGATGATGGAACGGATGTCTTCGATGGCC is drawn from Magnetococcales bacterium and contains these coding sequences:
- a CDS encoding RNA polymerase factor sigma-54 — encoded protein: MALGLELKLRMGMQLVMTPQLQMAIKLLQMSSLDLADYLQEELEKNPLLEREDGPDEGADASGAEKQDDSGEHYGSEGEESFPIRPDGVDIVKERDKLDREGSESSLGEELQVDASWDDVYGDSYSALPFENSTSTEAPPLENTLTGSQTLQDHLVWQLGVSALNERERSLGLTLIDAIDENGYLTTSLHAIAEMTGASEEDLEDALILIQSFDPAGIGARNLAECLYLQLKNEGMAHPPYTQLLENLEDLARRDFRKLKRLLKLDEEELSDAVAVIQSLNPKPGLAYGSDQANYIVPDVFVRKIDGEWVVEINPETQPRLRINRAYEAALGSNISSQDKRFLADNARSAQWLIKSLEQRSSTIFRVAESIVRFQKDFLDHGQEYLKPLILKDVADDIGVHESTTSRVTSNKYMHTPRGIFELKFFFSSSLGSQTGGENHSSEAVKYKIRKLVDSEPPNRPFSDEKLAKLLREQGIDVARRTVAKYRDALNIPSSSRRKQLAPKGDSE